CCAAATCCATTGATCGCTACCCGGACAGTCATGTTCGCTCCCGCTTGTAGATGGTCACGCCCGAAGGGCATTCGCAGCCTTACAGATAGGACGCGAACGGCCGGGACTTAACCCCTCAGACGGCGCTTTCGCGCTTTTCGGGCCCGGCCGTGACGAAGAAAAGAACCTAGGCTGGGTGGGTTGTTATCACCTTTTCCCCAGCTTGCTCAACGCGGCATCGGCAACCTTCGCAGCCGTTATGCCGAAATGGTTATACAGCTCCTTGTAGGGCGCGCTGGCCCCGAAGCTGCTCATCCCGACGAAGATACCGTCCGAGCCGATGATGGAGTCCCAGCCCTGCCGGACAGCGGCCTCGACGCCCACTTTCACAGGCGCGTCGCCGATCACTGCGCGGCGGACCTCGTCCGGCGCCGCCTGGAACAATTCGAAGCAGGGCACCGAGACCACGCGGGCCGGCACGCCTTTGGCGGCGAGGAGCTTCTGTGCCTCGACCGCAAGCGATACCTCCGAGCCGGTGGCGAAGATCGAAACTTGAGCGGTGCCTTCGGCTGGCGAAATCTCATAGGCGCCGTTCACGCATTTGTTGCGCTCGTCGAGGGTCCTTCGGAGTTGCGGCACGTTCTGGCGCGTCAGCGCCAGAACGCTCGGCGTCTCGCGGCCTTCCAGCGCAAGCTGCCAGCACTCGGCGGTTTCGACCGCGTCGGCCGGGCGGAACACGTTGACGTTCGGAATGCAGCGGAGCGCCGCCAGATGCTCGACTGGCTGGTGGGTCGGGCCGTCCTCGCCGAGGCCGATGGAGTCATGGGTCATCACATGGATCACCCGCTCGCCCATCAGCGCGGCCAGCCGGATCGACGGCCGGCAGTAATCGGAGAACACCAGGAAGGTGCCGCTGTAGGGAATGATGCCGCCATGCAGCGCCATGCCGTTCATGGCCGCGGCCATGCCGTGCTCGCGGATGCCCCAGTGCACGAAGCGGCCGGAGAAATCGGCGGGCGTGATCGCCTTCATCGACTTGGTGCGGGTGTTGTTGGAGCCGGTGAGGTCGGCTGAGCCGCCGATCATCTCCGGCACCGCCGGGATGATGCTCTCCAGCGCGAACTCGCAGGCCGTGCGCGTCGCGATTTCCTTGGGCTCGGCGTGGAGCTTTTCTTTCACTTGGCGAATGGCTGCGTTGAGCGTGCCCGGCAGGTCGCCGCGCATCCTTCGCTCGAACTCGGCGCGTTTGTCGGCGGGAAGCGCCGCAAGCCGCTTGTCCCAGGCGGCGCGGGTGCTCTTGGAGCGCTGTCCCGCGGCGCGCCATTGCGTTAGCACGTCGGCCGGGATCGCAAACGGCGCCTCGCTCCAGCCGAGCTTTTCGCGCGCGCCCTTGATCTCGTCGGCGCCGAGCGGGGAGCCGTGCGCGGACGACTTGCCGGCCTTGGTCGGCGCGCCATAGCCGATGGTGGTCTTGCAGGCGATCATCGTCGGCTTGTCGGAGTGCCGCGCCCGCTCGATCGCTTCGGCAATGGCTGCGGGATCGTGGCCATCGACGCGCGAGGCGTTCCAGCCGCAAGCTTCGAAGCGCTTCACCTGGTCCACTGAATCCGCGAGCGACAGCGGACCGTCGATCGAGATGCCGTTGTCGTCGAACAGCACGATCAGCTTGCTGAGCTTGAGGTGGCCTGCGAGCGCGATGGCCTCCTGGCTGATGCCCTCCATCAAGTCGCCGTCGGAGGCGATCACGAAGGTGGAGTGGTTGACGACCTCGTCGCCGAACTCCGCCGCCAGGTGCCGCTCCGCCATCGCCATGCCGACCGCATTGGCGATGCCCTGGCCCAACGGACCCGTGGTGGTCTCGATGCCGGGCGTGATGAAGTTCTCGGGGTGGCCCGGAGTCTTGGAGCCGAGCTGGCGGAACTTCTTGATCTCGTCGAGCGTGACCGACTCGAAACCAGTGAGATACAGCGCCGCGTAGAGCAGCATCGAGCCGTGGCCGGCCGAGAGCACGAAGCGATCGCGGTCCGGCCATTTTGGATCGGCCGGATCGAACTTCATCGCCCGCGTGAACAGCACGGTGGCGATATCGGCCGCGCCCATCGGCAGGCCGGGATGGCCGGATTTCGCCTGTTCCACGGCATCCATCGCCAGGGCGCGGATCGCGTTGGCCAGCCGGTCATGCTCGGCGCGGGTCAAAACCGAATTCATGTGCACTCCATCACCGTTGCGCGACGTGGTCGCGACGGCGGTCGTCGATGCTGCTGCGCTCATGGGGATCCTGTCCGGATGGCCGGTGGATAGCACGCTCCGGCGATGAGTCCAACGAATGGGCGGTATTGCCGTAAAGCCATGCACAGGTGCTCGAAAACCCAGGGATAACGTGGCTTCGCGGCGTTGACGGCAAGGTCACGCGGCATCTAAAGTTTCGCTTCTACGCTATTGCCGACTCAATGGTTTTCAGCGCGACTTGGGGCCGTTTTGGCCCGTGCAAGCTCGAGAACCACTGCGGAAAGGTCGGCCCAACTGAACGACACCATGAACGAGCAGACCGCGATCGAGCAGGCAACCCGGCGTCTGACGCAGGCGCTGGATGCACTCGACGCGGCCGTCGAACGACGAACCGAGACCGACAAGGGGGCCGTCGCGCTCGGCCAGCAGGTCCACGCGTTGGCCGCGGACCGCTCGAAGCTTGCCGCCGATCTCGACGCGGCGGTGGCGCGCGGCCGCAGTCTCGAAACCCTCAACCGCGACATCGCCCGCCGGATCGATGCCGCGATGGAGAACGTCCGGCTCGTGCTCGAATCCAACGACTGATGTGAGCGGGCCGTGGCTCAGGTGAACGTCAGCATCAATGGTCGCCAGTACCGAATGGCCTGCGAGGACGGCCAGGAGGATCATCTGCGCCAACTCGCCAAAGAGCTCGACGACCGCATCAACTCGCTTCGCGGCCAATTCGGCGAGATCGGCGACTCTCGTCTTGTCGTGATGGCGGCGCTCATGACCGCCGATGAGGGCGTCGAGGCCGGCAAAAAGATGCGCCGGCTGGAGCAGGAGATCAACGCCTTGCAGGACGCCCGTGGCGCGGCCGCTGAGCGTGCGCAAGCGACGCAAGCCGCGCTGATCGCCGCCTTTACGTCGGCCGCCGAGCGGATCGAGGGCATGGCGAAGAAGCTCAACCAGCCGCAGGCTGGCGACGGCCCGGCGCAGGGCTGAGAAAAAATCCGACAACCAAGCCTGACGATTTCGTGTGCCGCCACTTTGCGGTGTGCGATCCGAAGCACTACATTGGCAGCGCGGGGCTGCGGGGCGCGTTAGGGGTAAATTCCCCGGGGCCTTACGATCCTGACGGGAGCTGTCCCTGACCTGGTCCCTGGACTGGGATATATGGCGCCCACCTACTTCTGTAGGTTCCCGGGATCACAACTCCGACGGCCACTGCGGCTCCGCACTGTTTCTAGCCTCCCGGAAATCCAGTCCCATGGCAGACACCGTGACTGCGGCTCGAGAAGCCCACCAAAGCACGGCCTGGGAGGTGTTTCGCGTCTTTCTGCGGCTGGGTCTGACCAGCTTCGGCGGGCCGATCGCGCATCTCGGCTACTTCCACGATGATTTCGTGGTCCGTCGCAAATGGCTCGAGGAAAAAACCTACGCCGACCTCGTCGCTCTTTGTCAGTTCCTGCCGGGCCCAACCAGCAGCAAGGTCGGCATCGCGATCGGCCTGTCGCGGGCCGGCTATCTGGGCGCACTCGCGGCGTGGACCGGCTTCACATTGCCGTCCGCGATTGCGCTGGTGCTGTTCGCCTACGGCGTTGACGCCTTCGGCAGCACGCTCGGCTCGGGTTGGCTGCACGGGCTGAAGGTCGCGGCCGTCGCCGTGGTCGCCCAGGCGGTGCTGTCGATGATGCGCTCGCTCGCGCCCGATCGCGAACGCGCCACTCTCGCGGTCGTCGCGGCGGCGCTGGTGCTGGCGATCCCGTCGGCCTTCATCCAGATCGGCGTCATCCTGCTCGGCGCTGTCGCCGGCATGACATGGCTGCGGCAGCAGGCGCCGACCGATCACGTGGCCATGCCGCATACCGTCACGCGCGGCGCGGCAATCGCAGCGATCGTTGCGTTCTTTGCCATCCTGCTCGGGCTGCCGCTGTTGGTCGCAGCTTTCCCCAGCCACAGTCTGCAACTCTTCGAGGCGTTCTTTCGCGCGGGCTCGTTGGTGTTCGGCGGCGGCCATGTCGTGCTGCCGTTGCTGCAGGCCTCCGTCGTGCCGCCCGGATGGGTCAGCAACGATGCGTTCCTCGCGGGCTACGGCGCGGCCCAGGCTGTGCCGGGCCCGCTGTTCACCTTCTCGGCTTATCTCGGCGCCGTGATGGGACCTGCGCCGAACGGCTGGCTTGGGGCGGCGCTGTGTCTTGTCGCGATGTTCCTGCCGGCCTTCCTGCTTGTCGTTGGTCCGTTGCCGTTCTGGGACGATCTGCGGCGGCAAAACTGGGCGCGTTCGGCGCTATGCGGTGTCAATGCCGCTGTCGTCGGCCTGCTGCTCGCCGCGCTCTACAATCCGGTCTGGACGTCGGGCATTCTCAAGCCCGGTGACTTCGCGCTCGCCGCCGCGGCGTTTCTGCTGCTGTTCATGTGGCAGACGCCGCCCTGGCTCGTCGTCGCATTCTGCGCGCTCGGCGGCGCGGCGCTGTCCACCATTCAGCTCTAAATGTATGTGACGAGGCCCATGAAGCCTTCGTCCTGATGGTCCTGGTGATGGCAATGCAGCAGCGACGGTCCGGGATCGTCGGCGACGAAATCGATCTCGACGCTGCTGTAGCGTGTCATGTTGACGGTGTCCTTCATCAGGCCGGCCGTTTTCTTGTCGCCGACCTTGGTGACCTCGAACGTGTGGCGATGCAGATGCACCGGATGATTGTCGCCGCTCTTGTTGGTCATGATCAGGCGATAGCGTTTGCCGACTTCGGTGGTGAGCAGCTGGCGCGTGTTCGGCCATGAATTGCCATTGAGATTCCAGCGATTGTAGCCGCCGCGTCCGCCCGGAACTTTCTCGAACAAAAGTTCGAGGCGATGGTCTGGCTCCGGCACGGCGCGTTCGGTCCCGAACATGGTGTAGTCCCACCCCGCGCTCGTCGGGGCCTGCCATTGCGGATCGCCGCTCTGGTTGGCGTATTCGACCACAGTGCCAAGCCCGATCTTGCGATCGTCGTCCTTGACGCTGCCGAGAATCCAGACCCCGGGCCGGTTCATTTCAACGACGACGTCGGCGCGCTCGGCCGGCGCCAGGAACACGGTTTCGACGGTGCGCTGCGTGGGCACAGGATTGCCGTCGAGCGCAACGACGGTGAGGCGGTGACCCGCCAGTGCGAGTGTGACGTTCTCCGTCGCGCTCGCGTTGAGCAGTCGGAACAGCACGCGCTCGCCCTCGCGCACGCGGATCGGCTCACCGTGGCCGAGCATCTTGTCGTTGAGGGAGGCCGAGGCGTACAGCACCTCCAGCCCGTTGTCCGGCGGCGGGCCCTTGCGGATGTCCTGCATGCTGACCCAGCGCGGCTCCCAATGGTGCGCCGCGAGCAGCACCTCGCGGTCGTAGCGGGC
The Rhodoplanes sp. Z2-YC6860 genome window above contains:
- a CDS encoding multicopper oxidase family protein is translated as MDSTNRQPSQSSSWLDRRGFVIGAGAAGAALGSGLGVAYSQIANAPDHVLQIAPTKLELAPGKVIETFAYNGTVPGPLLRVREGQQVSIDITNNSDIDDIVHWHGLYLPAAADGAMEEGSPMIQRGSTQRISFAAKPAGTRWYHSHNIAGRDLTRSVYAGLYGFFIVEPASNPARYDREVLLAAHHWEPRWVSMQDIRKGPPPDNGLEVLYASASLNDKMLGHGEPIRVREGERVLFRLLNASATENVTLALAGHRLTVVALDGNPVPTQRTVETVFLAPAERADVVVEMNRPGVWILGSVKDDDRKIGLGTVVEYANQSGDPQWQAPTSAGWDYTMFGTERAVPEPDHRLELLFEKVPGGRGGYNRWNLNGNSWPNTRQLLTTEVGKRYRLIMTNKSGDNHPVHLHRHTFEVTKVGDKKTAGLMKDTVNMTRYSSVEIDFVADDPGPSLLHCHHQDHQDEGFMGLVTYI
- the chrA gene encoding chromate efflux transporter; this translates as MADTVTAAREAHQSTAWEVFRVFLRLGLTSFGGPIAHLGYFHDDFVVRRKWLEEKTYADLVALCQFLPGPTSSKVGIAIGLSRAGYLGALAAWTGFTLPSAIALVLFAYGVDAFGSTLGSGWLHGLKVAAVAVVAQAVLSMMRSLAPDRERATLAVVAAALVLAIPSAFIQIGVILLGAVAGMTWLRQQAPTDHVAMPHTVTRGAAIAAIVAFFAILLGLPLLVAAFPSHSLQLFEAFFRAGSLVFGGGHVVLPLLQASVVPPGWVSNDAFLAGYGAAQAVPGPLFTFSAYLGAVMGPAPNGWLGAALCLVAMFLPAFLLVVGPLPFWDDLRRQNWARSALCGVNAAVVGLLLAALYNPVWTSGILKPGDFALAAAAFLLLFMWQTPPWLVVAFCALGGAALSTIQL
- a CDS encoding DUF4164 family protein → MNEQTAIEQATRRLTQALDALDAAVERRTETDKGAVALGQQVHALAADRSKLAADLDAAVARGRSLETLNRDIARRIDAAMENVRLVLESND
- a CDS encoding cell division protein ZapA — translated: MAQVNVSINGRQYRMACEDGQEDHLRQLAKELDDRINSLRGQFGEIGDSRLVVMAALMTADEGVEAGKKMRRLEQEINALQDARGAAAERAQATQAALIAAFTSAAERIEGMAKKLNQPQAGDGPAQG
- the tkt gene encoding transketolase encodes the protein MNSVLTRAEHDRLANAIRALAMDAVEQAKSGHPGLPMGAADIATVLFTRAMKFDPADPKWPDRDRFVLSAGHGSMLLYAALYLTGFESVTLDEIKKFRQLGSKTPGHPENFITPGIETTTGPLGQGIANAVGMAMAERHLAAEFGDEVVNHSTFVIASDGDLMEGISQEAIALAGHLKLSKLIVLFDDNGISIDGPLSLADSVDQVKRFEACGWNASRVDGHDPAAIAEAIERARHSDKPTMIACKTTIGYGAPTKAGKSSAHGSPLGADEIKGAREKLGWSEAPFAIPADVLTQWRAAGQRSKSTRAAWDKRLAALPADKRAEFERRMRGDLPGTLNAAIRQVKEKLHAEPKEIATRTACEFALESIIPAVPEMIGGSADLTGSNNTRTKSMKAITPADFSGRFVHWGIREHGMAAAMNGMALHGGIIPYSGTFLVFSDYCRPSIRLAALMGERVIHVMTHDSIGLGEDGPTHQPVEHLAALRCIPNVNVFRPADAVETAECWQLALEGRETPSVLALTRQNVPQLRRTLDERNKCVNGAYEISPAEGTAQVSIFATGSEVSLAVEAQKLLAAKGVPARVVSVPCFELFQAAPDEVRRAVIGDAPVKVGVEAAVRQGWDSIIGSDGIFVGMSSFGASAPYKELYNHFGITAAKVADAALSKLGKR